The Natronocella acetinitrilica genome has a segment encoding these proteins:
- a CDS encoding histidine triad nucleotide-binding protein, with translation MKIVRREIPADIVVETDDVLAFRDINPQAPHHYLVIPKRCIPSIEDLTPEDEALVGKLFLVAQQVARQQGFAEDGYRTVMNCGRDGGQDVYHIHLHVLAGRRMQWPPG, from the coding sequence ATGAAAATAGTCCGTCGGGAGATTCCCGCCGATATCGTCGTCGAGACGGACGATGTTCTGGCCTTTCGGGACATCAACCCGCAGGCGCCACATCATTACCTGGTCATTCCCAAGCGGTGTATTCCAAGCATCGAAGACCTCACCCCGGAGGATGAGGCCCTGGTGGGCAAACTCTTCCTGGTGGCACAGCAGGTGGCCCGTCAACAGGGTTTCGCCGAGGATGGTTACCGCACCGTCATGAACTGCGGCCGTGATGGCGGGCAGGATGTCTATCACATCCACCTCCATGTGCTGGCCGGTCGGCGGATGCAGTGGCCCCCGGGTTGA
- a CDS encoding toxic anion resistance protein, whose protein sequence is MTENVDSQGEGRPLALRTPDLKEIDSDVAGHEPDQSLVAQADSFVHDVLALTGGARPRDAVDGMGIEVQQQAAHRSAMLQQPIRRLAHQGDDGGPVANALVELRTAMADLDPRHHRLTTGGLASLLGRIPGVGAPLQRYFRRFESAQEALDAIIRDLQSGKDMLRRDNLTLTDDQEVMRGLLTELSDQIRLGRLIDERFVAAADQAGESERRAFIEEELLFPLRQRITDLQQQLAVTQQGVLALEVIIRNNRELMRGVDRAINVTVSALNVAVTVAMALANQKLVLDRVEGLNATTADMIAGTAEKLRTQGVDIQTRASSATLDMEKLEHAFVDVMGAIEELSRYRREALPRLDEQIDRLENLTDRGRAAVERLDQGNNAAEVAPNQTPER, encoded by the coding sequence ATGACCGAGAACGTCGATTCCCAGGGGGAGGGCAGACCGCTTGCATTACGTACCCCGGACTTGAAGGAGATAGATTCCGACGTCGCCGGCCACGAGCCGGACCAGTCGCTGGTGGCCCAGGCCGATTCCTTTGTGCATGACGTGCTGGCGCTGACCGGTGGGGCTCGCCCGCGTGATGCCGTCGATGGCATGGGCATCGAGGTGCAGCAACAGGCGGCACACCGCAGTGCCATGTTGCAGCAGCCCATCCGCCGGCTCGCTCACCAGGGGGATGATGGCGGCCCGGTTGCCAACGCCCTGGTGGAACTGCGCACCGCCATGGCTGATCTCGACCCCAGACACCACCGCCTGACCACCGGCGGCCTGGCAAGCCTGCTCGGCCGCATTCCCGGCGTGGGTGCGCCGCTGCAGCGTTATTTCCGTCGGTTCGAGAGCGCCCAGGAGGCATTGGACGCAATCATTCGGGATCTCCAGTCGGGCAAGGACATGCTGCGGCGGGATAACCTCACCCTCACGGATGATCAGGAGGTCATGCGCGGCCTGCTGACGGAACTGAGCGATCAGATCCGGCTCGGGCGCCTCATCGACGAGCGGTTCGTGGCCGCGGCGGATCAGGCCGGGGAGTCGGAGCGCCGCGCGTTCATCGAGGAAGAACTGCTTTTCCCGTTGCGCCAGCGGATCACCGACCTGCAGCAGCAGCTGGCAGTGACCCAACAAGGCGTGCTGGCCCTGGAAGTGATCATCCGCAACAACCGGGAGTTGATGCGGGGCGTCGATCGGGCGATCAATGTCACGGTCTCGGCCCTGAATGTGGCGGTCACCGTGGCCATGGCCCTGGCCAACCAGAAACTTGTGCTCGATCGGGTCGAAGGGCTAAACGCCACGACGGCGGACATGATCGCGGGTACTGCGGAGAAACTGCGAACCCAGGGCGTGGACATCCAGACCCGGGCAAGCTCGGCCACTCTGGACATGGAAAAGCTCGAGCACGCCTTTGTCGACGTGATGGGAGCCATCGAGGAACTCTCCCGGTACCGCCGTGAGGCCTTGCCGCGGCTCGATGAGCAGATCGATCGGCTGGAGAATCTCACCGATCGAGGCCGAGCGGCGGTGGAGCGATTGGACCAGGGCAACAATGCCGCCGAGGTGGCCCCGAATCAAACACCTGAAAGATGA
- a CDS encoding cobyrinic acid a,c-diamide synthase, protein MFAFLQGLAYGLFLSCPIWFMVGMMNPAKAVPTDPPRRWHVIARYWFAFPALAFLLWLTSLWGGFGPSLWGWLAGLAVIPASLPLERYWLKWRRQRAQLHKARSTQTRAAAGESALLRLDGARPPEHADAVVQSLWQTRRRLLAAGRKDLITQVDRVYTRKARLTDLLGRRFNPGELTYERGRSLVGEVCNAAVDHLNGLAARAEGLAGMDVAYVRRRLAAADIDEHPEERKALQARLDLIAGEEAALRADVAGLESMLTALDDATLAISRLDTDRPTASVEAGRALDDLRRFAERSAQYSHDRTAP, encoded by the coding sequence ATGTTCGCGTTTCTTCAGGGCCTCGCATACGGCCTGTTCCTGTCCTGCCCGATCTGGTTCATGGTCGGCATGATGAACCCGGCCAAAGCCGTGCCGACGGACCCTCCGCGGCGCTGGCACGTGATTGCGCGTTACTGGTTCGCCTTTCCTGCACTTGCCTTCCTGCTATGGCTCACTTCTCTCTGGGGCGGTTTCGGACCCAGCCTGTGGGGCTGGCTGGCCGGGCTGGCGGTGATTCCGGCCAGTCTGCCGCTGGAACGCTACTGGCTGAAGTGGCGCCGGCAGCGGGCACAGTTGCACAAGGCCCGCTCGACGCAAACGCGGGCTGCCGCAGGTGAGTCCGCGCTGCTCAGGCTGGATGGCGCCCGCCCCCCCGAGCACGCGGATGCCGTCGTGCAGTCCCTCTGGCAGACCAGGCGACGTCTGCTTGCCGCCGGCCGCAAGGATCTGATTACGCAGGTCGATCGCGTCTACACCCGCAAGGCCCGTCTCACCGATCTGCTCGGGCGGCGCTTCAACCCCGGCGAATTGACCTATGAGCGGGGGCGCTCTCTTGTGGGGGAGGTCTGCAATGCCGCCGTTGATCACTTGAACGGTCTGGCGGCGCGCGCCGAGGGCCTGGCGGGGATGGACGTTGCCTACGTGCGACGCAGACTGGCCGCCGCCGACATCGATGAACATCCGGAAGAGCGCAAGGCACTACAAGCCAGGCTTGATCTGATCGCGGGCGAGGAGGCCGCCCTGAGAGCCGACGTCGCCGGGCTGGAGTCCATGCTGACGGCGCTTGATGACGCCACCCTCGCCATATCGCGGCTCGACACGGATCGACCCACGGCCTCCGTGGAGGCGGGGCGGGCTCTTGACGACCTGCGCCGTTTCGCGGAGCGTTCGGCACAGTACAGCCATGACAGGACGGCACCATGA
- a CDS encoding DUF4870 family protein, with product MTEQQQVAGSPGPADGDKTMATIIYGLYVIGFFTGITALIGLVLAYVQRRDAPEWLRSHYTYQIYTFWLGLAAMVIGMLLSVVIIGFVVLVAWFVWAVIRIVIGFSELHKGRPIPNPTALLTGL from the coding sequence ATGACGGAGCAACAGCAGGTAGCGGGTTCGCCGGGGCCGGCGGATGGCGACAAGACCATGGCGACGATCATCTACGGGCTCTACGTGATCGGTTTCTTTACCGGTATCACGGCGCTGATCGGCCTCGTTCTTGCGTATGTGCAACGCCGTGACGCCCCCGAGTGGCTGCGCAGCCACTACACCTATCAGATCTACACGTTCTGGCTGGGCCTGGCCGCCATGGTGATTGGCATGCTGCTGTCTGTGGTGATTATCGGCTTCGTGGTGCTGGTCGCCTGGTTCGTCTGGGCGGTGATCCGCATCGTCATCGGCTTCTCCGAGCTGCACAAGGGTCGGCCCATCCCGAATCCGACTGCCTTGTTGACCGGATTGTGA
- the recR gene encoding recombination mediator RecR — MAYSPLIQELLDALRCLPGVGPRSAQRIALHLLQRDRGGGERLARALEAAMKRVGRCTQCRLPTEETVCELCRNDKREQSVLCVVESPSDVFALEQATDYGGRYFVLLGRLSPLDGIGPADVGLDELERQLAGGEIREVILAVSPTVEGEATARYVADIAAEQGVSCSRIAHGVPVGGELEFVDSGTLSHAFAGRRSFR; from the coding sequence ATGGCGTACTCTCCCCTTATCCAGGAACTGCTGGACGCCCTGCGCTGCTTGCCCGGTGTCGGGCCACGCAGTGCGCAGCGGATCGCGCTGCACTTGCTGCAACGGGATCGAGGGGGAGGAGAGCGGCTTGCCCGTGCGCTGGAGGCGGCCATGAAGCGCGTTGGGCGCTGCACACAGTGCCGGTTGCCTACCGAGGAGACCGTCTGCGAGCTCTGTCGCAACGACAAGCGAGAGCAGTCGGTCCTTTGTGTTGTGGAAAGCCCGTCGGACGTGTTCGCGCTGGAGCAGGCCACCGATTACGGGGGGCGCTATTTCGTGCTGCTCGGGCGGCTCTCGCCGCTGGATGGCATCGGCCCCGCCGATGTCGGCCTGGATGAACTCGAGCGACAGCTTGCCGGTGGTGAAATCCGGGAAGTCATACTGGCGGTCAGCCCAACGGTGGAAGGCGAGGCCACAGCCCGCTACGTCGCGGACATCGCGGCAGAGCAGGGCGTCTCTTGCAGCCGCATTGCCCATGGGGTGCCGGTGGGTGGCGAACTCGAGTTTGTCGACAGTGGCACCTTGTCCCATGCGTTTGCGGGCCGCCGAAGTTTTCGATGA
- a CDS encoding YbaB/EbfC family nucleoid-associated protein — MKGGLGNLMKQAQKMQENIQKVQEEISRMEISGQAGGGLVTVVMNGKHEVRKIEIDDSLFEDDKDMLADLVAAAVNDAVRRVQETTQEKMSEMTSGMGLPPGMNLPF, encoded by the coding sequence ATGAAAGGCGGCTTGGGTAACCTGATGAAACAGGCCCAGAAGATGCAGGAGAACATCCAGAAGGTGCAGGAGGAAATCTCCCGCATGGAGATCAGCGGACAGGCTGGAGGCGGCCTGGTCACGGTGGTCATGAACGGCAAGCATGAAGTACGCAAGATCGAGATCGACGACTCGCTGTTCGAGGATGACAAGGACATGCTCGCCGATCTGGTGGCGGCGGCGGTGAATGACGCCGTGCGGCGCGTGCAGGAGACCACACAGGAAAAAATGTCCGAGATGACCTCGGGCATGGGCCTGCCGCCCGGCATGAATCTGCCGTTCTGA
- the dnaX gene encoding DNA polymerase III subunit gamma/tau, with the protein MSYQVLARKYRPRIFAEMVGQEHVLRALINGLDNDRLHHAFLFTGTRGVGKTTVARVLAKCLNCEAGVSSEPCGVCDACREIDQGRFVDLIEVDAASRTRVEDTRELLDNVQYTPTRGRYKVYLIDEVHMLSQHSFNALLKTLEEPPPHVKFLLATTDPQKVPVTILSRCLQFNLKRLPAALIAGHLQHVLEQEGIVADNPALTRLARAADGSLRDALSLTDQAIAYGGGGVNDDDVRTMLGSMEDDAVLQLLERLAADDGAGLLGVVGSLTERAADFHDVLAGMLGHLHTLSLLQSVPGAVDDNEPERERLQALAESLGPEDVQLFYQIGLQGRRDLTLAPEPRAGFEMIMLRMLHFRPVLEQDTPRAAAPSPAPRADRAAPSAAAPVKPKPPVKPKAPEEPPPADEPPWFEAEPQESTPAPTPEPPPPAAVNKAPPAAAPGKPEEPKAVTEIPAWPTLVEQMRLGGISRALAMHCAWGGIDDDQVVLKLERVHTHLRNKPVEQRIEQALSKALGRKVSLNIELVGEVEADTPAELADQDRTRRQEAAEAAIAGDPNVRALKDLFDAEVIPDSIQPRR; encoded by the coding sequence ATGAGTTATCAGGTACTGGCGCGCAAGTATCGACCCCGCATCTTTGCCGAGATGGTGGGCCAGGAGCATGTCCTGCGGGCGCTGATCAACGGCCTCGATAATGACCGCCTGCATCACGCATTCCTGTTTACCGGCACCCGCGGTGTCGGCAAGACCACGGTTGCGCGGGTACTCGCAAAGTGCCTGAACTGCGAGGCCGGCGTTAGCAGCGAACCCTGTGGCGTCTGCGATGCCTGTCGTGAGATCGACCAGGGGCGCTTTGTCGACCTCATCGAGGTGGACGCCGCTTCCCGCACGCGGGTGGAGGATACCCGTGAACTGCTCGATAACGTGCAGTACACACCGACGCGCGGCCGTTACAAGGTGTATCTCATTGACGAGGTGCACATGCTCTCCCAGCACAGCTTCAACGCCTTGTTGAAGACGCTGGAAGAACCGCCACCCCACGTGAAATTCCTGCTTGCGACGACTGATCCGCAAAAGGTGCCGGTGACTATTCTGTCCCGCTGCCTGCAATTCAATCTGAAGCGCCTGCCTGCCGCACTGATTGCCGGGCACCTGCAGCATGTGCTCGAACAGGAAGGAATTGTCGCCGACAATCCGGCACTGACGCGGCTCGCCCGCGCTGCCGATGGCAGCCTGCGGGATGCGTTGAGCCTCACCGATCAGGCTATTGCCTATGGCGGTGGTGGCGTCAATGATGACGACGTCCGGACCATGCTGGGCAGCATGGAGGACGACGCCGTGCTGCAGTTGCTGGAGCGCCTCGCTGCGGATGATGGAGCCGGGCTGCTGGGCGTGGTTGGCTCGCTGACGGAGCGCGCCGCGGATTTTCACGATGTGCTGGCCGGCATGCTGGGCCATCTCCACACCCTGAGTCTGCTGCAGAGCGTGCCTGGCGCGGTGGATGACAACGAACCGGAGCGGGAGCGCTTGCAGGCGCTGGCGGAAAGTCTCGGCCCAGAGGATGTCCAGCTGTTCTACCAGATCGGCCTTCAGGGGCGCCGTGATCTGACCCTGGCGCCGGAGCCCCGCGCCGGTTTCGAGATGATCATGCTGCGCATGCTGCATTTCAGACCAGTCCTCGAGCAGGACACCCCTCGTGCTGCTGCGCCGTCACCGGCACCACGAGCCGATCGCGCCGCGCCGTCCGCAGCCGCACCGGTGAAGCCGAAACCACCGGTCAAGCCGAAAGCGCCGGAGGAACCCCCGCCTGCCGATGAGCCCCCCTGGTTCGAGGCAGAACCGCAGGAATCAACGCCTGCCCCAACCCCTGAGCCGCCGCCGCCAGCGGCAGTGAATAAGGCACCGCCGGCTGCTGCTCCCGGCAAGCCCGAGGAGCCGAAAGCGGTGACCGAGATCCCGGCCTGGCCGACCCTGGTCGAGCAAATGCGGCTTGGAGGAATCAGTCGGGCACTGGCCATGCACTGCGCCTGGGGCGGGATCGATGATGATCAGGTGGTGCTTAAACTGGAACGTGTGCACACCCACTTGCGCAACAAGCCCGTGGAGCAGCGCATCGAACAGGCCTTGAGCAAGGCACTGGGCAGGAAGGTGTCCCTGAACATCGAACTGGTGGGTGAGGTCGAGGCCGACACCCCTGCGGAGTTGGCTGACCAAGACCGCACCCGGCGACAGGAGGCCGCGGAGGCTGCCATCGCGGGCGACCCCAACGTCAGGGCCTTGAAAGATCTATTTGATGCAGAGGTCATTCCGGATTCCATTCAGCCACGTCGTTGA
- a CDS encoding TonB-dependent receptor family protein has translation MVMAESLTLEPITVTAPRVERDITRTPQAVSVVQPEDIQDGRQGLQLDESLNRVPGVFMQNRYNFAQNLRVSIRGFGARAPFGVRGIRVFVDGIPETLPDGQSQLDAIDLESVDRIEVIRGPSSALYGNATGGVLDITTRDGPPTPYLELRGTAGSDNFRRYGVRGGGEQGPWNYHFSAWELAYDGFREQSETEKRLFNGKVRYDFDEHRSLTTVFTALDQPVGQDPGGLTRQQVRDNRRGANANAINLDAGQEVEQQRLGLIYEDRAVAGGTLRARTFYTQRDFRQQLPFPGQSLIKFERDFYGLGLDYSNAFSAGNTPVRYIVGVEVDEQRDDRERFGVNPQGEVTGQSQDERQKATAAGTFAQADIGLTDRLDWTVAGRVDRVRFRIDDRLQDGGDQSGSQSFTEVSAATGFSYQLLPAHAVYASVGTAYETPTFTEFAPPGGGGGFNPDLEPQRAVNAEVGIKGFLGDNTRYDLAVFSVRTRDEIVNVQTDPNVFGNAGRSRRYGLELGLEHFIGDNLSVSGAWTVSDFRFTDFEDADGTDFSGNRLPGLPKHALFGEIAWREPNGAYAIVDALVVSRVYANNANDENVGGYGLVNTRVGTVQRMGTSEVETFVGLNNVFDRDYFSNVRVNANNAQYYEPAPGRNVYAGVRARF, from the coding sequence ATGGTTATGGCCGAAAGTCTTACTCTGGAACCCATTACCGTGACTGCGCCCCGTGTCGAGCGGGATATTACCCGTACACCGCAGGCCGTGAGCGTGGTCCAGCCGGAAGATATTCAGGACGGGCGTCAGGGCCTGCAACTGGATGAGTCGCTGAATCGCGTGCCCGGCGTATTCATGCAGAATCGCTACAACTTCGCCCAGAACCTGCGGGTTTCGATACGCGGGTTCGGAGCCCGCGCACCGTTTGGCGTGCGGGGGATTCGCGTGTTTGTCGACGGCATACCCGAGACGCTGCCGGACGGGCAGTCTCAACTCGATGCCATCGACCTGGAATCGGTGGACCGCATCGAAGTGATTCGCGGGCCGTCATCCGCCCTGTACGGCAATGCCACCGGTGGCGTGCTCGATATCACCACCAGGGACGGGCCGCCGACGCCCTATCTGGAACTGCGGGGCACGGCTGGCAGCGACAACTTCCGCCGTTACGGAGTCCGCGGCGGAGGCGAGCAGGGGCCCTGGAACTACCATTTCAGTGCCTGGGAGCTGGCTTACGATGGCTTCCGCGAGCAAAGCGAGACGGAAAAGCGTCTTTTCAACGGCAAGGTCCGGTATGACTTCGACGAGCATCGCAGCCTGACCACCGTGTTCACGGCCCTGGATCAGCCTGTGGGGCAGGACCCCGGTGGGCTTACGCGGCAGCAGGTCCGGGATAATCGACGTGGTGCCAATGCCAATGCCATCAATCTCGACGCCGGGCAGGAAGTCGAGCAGCAACGGCTGGGGCTCATCTACGAGGATCGAGCCGTCGCCGGCGGCACCCTGCGGGCGAGGACGTTCTATACGCAACGGGATTTTCGCCAGCAACTCCCGTTCCCCGGACAAAGCCTCATCAAGTTCGAGCGGGATTTCTACGGCCTCGGCCTTGATTACAGCAACGCGTTCAGCGCGGGTAATACGCCGGTTCGCTACATCGTTGGCGTGGAAGTGGACGAGCAGCGGGACGACCGCGAGCGTTTCGGCGTGAATCCCCAGGGCGAGGTGACCGGACAAAGCCAGGACGAGCGCCAGAAGGCCACTGCTGCAGGAACCTTCGCTCAGGCTGACATCGGCCTGACGGATCGTCTCGACTGGACGGTGGCCGGCCGTGTGGACCGGGTACGTTTCCGTATCGATGACCGCCTACAGGATGGTGGGGACCAGTCAGGGAGTCAAAGCTTCACGGAGGTGAGTGCGGCCACCGGGTTCAGCTATCAACTCCTGCCGGCTCATGCAGTGTATGCGAGTGTCGGAACCGCATACGAAACGCCCACCTTCACGGAGTTTGCCCCACCCGGTGGCGGCGGTGGTTTCAATCCCGACCTGGAGCCCCAGCGCGCCGTTAATGCCGAAGTCGGGATCAAGGGTTTTCTCGGCGACAACACCCGTTACGACCTCGCAGTCTTCTCGGTGCGTACCCGAGACGAGATCGTCAATGTCCAGACGGATCCGAATGTGTTCGGCAATGCCGGTCGAAGTCGGCGATACGGTCTCGAGCTTGGCTTGGAGCATTTCATTGGCGACAACTTGAGCGTCAGCGGTGCATGGACCGTGTCTGATTTCCGATTTACCGATTTCGAGGACGCAGATGGGACTGACTTCAGTGGCAATCGCCTGCCCGGGCTGCCCAAGCACGCCCTGTTCGGGGAAATTGCCTGGCGGGAGCCGAACGGCGCCTACGCGATCGTTGATGCCCTCGTGGTCAGCCGCGTCTACGCAAACAACGCCAATGACGAGAATGTGGGTGGGTACGGCCTCGTCAACACCCGGGTGGGCACGGTCCAGCGCATGGGTACCAGTGAGGTGGAGACCTTCGTTGGTCTGAACAATGTGTTCGATCGCGACTACTTCAGCAACGTCCGGGTCAACGCCAACAATGCGCAGTATTACGAACCGGCGCCGGGTCGCAACGTTTATGCCGGGGTGCGGGCGCGCTTCTGA